From Vibrio tritonius, the proteins below share one genomic window:
- a CDS encoding SPOR domain-containing protein: MKKIAIVGLSALLAACASENYVTDVTSESHQEDYKVAQVSQPIVTQDGSMQGISEQNVSPRMPTTSQQPAATKTVKIVPPTAKQNAAHTRFGYTIQVVAVGSQTKVDHFSNVLPKNGQPIWENYKVVNGTKWYTVLFGDFASRTEASKAIATLPAELKKLKPFVKSIDAIKNSEFPTMNKLN; this comes from the coding sequence ATGAAAAAGATTGCTATTGTAGGCTTGTCAGCATTATTAGCTGCATGTGCCTCAGAAAATTACGTTACGGATGTCACTTCTGAAAGCCACCAAGAAGATTATAAGGTCGCTCAAGTTTCGCAACCTATTGTGACTCAAGATGGTTCTATGCAGGGCATTTCAGAACAGAACGTCTCTCCACGCATGCCGACAACATCTCAACAACCAGCGGCAACTAAAACGGTAAAAATTGTGCCACCTACCGCTAAACAAAATGCTGCTCATACGCGTTTTGGTTATACCATTCAGGTGGTTGCGGTGGGTTCGCAAACCAAAGTGGATCACTTCTCTAACGTGTTACCTAAAAATGGCCAACCTATTTGGGAAAACTACAAAGTCGTGAATGGCACAAAATGGTACACCGTATTGTTTGGTGATTTTGCAAGCCGCACTGAAGCCTCTAAAGCGATTGCAACGTTACCAGCAGAGCTGAAAAAATTAAAACCTTTCGTTAAGAGCATTGACGCGATTAAAAACTCTGAATTCCCGACAATGAACAAACTTAACTGA